A genomic stretch from Microtus pennsylvanicus isolate mMicPen1 chromosome 9, mMicPen1.hap1, whole genome shotgun sequence includes:
- the Defb1 gene encoding beta-defensin 1, with product MMLFFLFSQMEPGAGTLTSLGRRTDQYRCLQHGGFCLRSSCPSNTRLQGTCKPDKPNCCRS from the exons ATGATgttatttttcctcttctcccagaTGGAGCCAG GTGCCGGTACTCTCACAAGTCTCGGACGCAGAACAGATCAATACCGATGCCTCCAACATGGAGGATTCTGTCTCCGCTCCAGCTGTCCTTCTAATACCAGGCTACAGGGAACCTGTAAGCCAGATAAGCCCAACTGTTGTAGGAGTTGA